Genomic segment of Ammospiza nelsoni isolate bAmmNel1 chromosome 2, bAmmNel1.pri, whole genome shotgun sequence:
GAATCCCTTTTACAATTTTTTATGAATCCTGTAAATTAAACTGCAAAAATTGAAAGGCTGTTGGTTTACTCAGTTTTGCTCTTAAGTCATGTTTTATCAGTGGGTTTTGGTATTTGTTTCTTCAACTACAGCTTTGTGAAGAACATACAAAacttgtttattaaaaaaaaaagtcaagtgTTTGAACATGTTTAtcctgcaattaaaaaaaaaaattacttttacctAAGTTTTAATCAATGCTATTTCTTAAAGGAAGACTGTTTATGGGTAGTCAGAAGTGACTCCATCTAAAACATTTTTACTCTTGAGTGAAAGTagaaagggaatttaaaaaagatatttcagaTTTATTCCAGATGTTATTTCATGTAATGACTATATAAATAGTATGTATGGGAGTAATATCAGTCAGTCCCTGAAGAAGATCCTTTAAAGTTTGAGTGTGTTAGACAGTAAATGAAGTTTTACAGTGAAGCAAAACTAAGGATGATGTTTTGTGGTGCAGATAGAAGCAAAGGAAGTGTATGCTCAGAGACAAAGTCTATTGAAAGATATTGAAGCCATAAGGACCAGGGAGGCAGAACTGAAGCAAAGGATGGAGGCATTTGAAATGTAAGTTGCTAAAGGATATTTACAATGTGTGGATACGTACAATGCTAAATGATGCTTCTGCAAAACTTGCCTTAAGATGTTTCTGCTTCTGTGATGTTGATATAGATAATATATCCcagaattttacatttttagcaGTATTGTATACTGTCTCTATTAGCAGGGATGCCCCATACAAAAAgatgtttctggttttttctaTTTTGCCTCATCCAACCAAAACAGTTCAGCATTACTTTGCAGGCAAGGAACCAGGTGTTTACTTCAAgtgcttaaattaaaaaaaatcaaacccccAAACAACACAGTATGTAACCCTAACACTCATAAGATCTACACATGAATATTTTGCTTATTAGTCCTATGTTttgggattaattttttttttttaattatttgtccTTAGCAAGATCTGTTTTCTTtagttaaataaaaaagaagtaaCTAATCAATTTTTGGCCAAACCTTCAATGCTACTTAATGTTGTTACTTTATCATCTGGTTTTCATAGTGAAAAGAGTATCCTGCTAACAaaaacttggggttttttatccACCCAGCAGAGGGTGCTGATAGAATAGCATGCTCAGCTATTCAGCTCTTTCCTCTGAAGtgtgtttgctgtgggaaacttAGCCAGGGTTAACCCGGGATAGCTGCATAATTGATTGCTACTGAATTTTAAATAGGGCAATTTAGTTTTGTAACATCACCATGTTCTTAATGAACTGCAGTGGCAGTCTGATGGTGATTTCAAATTGCAACAGTATTCCAAACAAGCATGTTGCCCTTTGATGTCTATAACTGTTACTTTGAAAAAGAAACGGAATCCCAGACTAAAGCTTTGACTTTATAACTGGTCATTGTCTGTATATTTCTGGATATTTCAGCACCCAGAAAGttcaggaggagaaaaataaagctaTAGAAGATGCACTTCGGCGTCGTGAGGTTGCTGTGAAGAACATAGAGGAGACATATGACCAAAAGCTGAAGACAGAGCtcttaaagtaattttttttgtctctagTAGGACACATAATATTTCTTATGAAAACAGAGTCATAAATTCTATAGGATGTATTTAGAAAAGCATAGCAAAGCAAGGACTTTGAAAATGTGCActtatgtttttgttttagtgAGATTGAATCTTTTGCATTACTGCTTAGCTATTTGCTAGTAAGTTTACTATAGAAAAGAATTCTCTTTTGGTTATTGATTATATTGTTGCTGTAGTTTAAATTCTGTGTCAGTATCTGGAAAAGAGATCTGACATTAGCTTGTATATTTAGACAAGAGGATCTGAAGCAGTTACTTCCTTTCACCACAGTTAAAAGAAGTGAGCTTTTTATGATTGCAGAAGAGGCATGAAAGGGAAATCAGCATTAAAGAGATGTTACAAGAAAAGGGGTGAGAGGCATACTAGTCCATTGTACAGACAGACTGGCTCTTACCTTTGCCCCTACCCAGTTCTGAAGAGGGATTCTGTGATAGAGATCTCTCTCTTACTGGTTACCTTCTGTCTGAACCTGGTCTTAAGGAATTGGCAGTCATCGGTGGCTTCTTGTGGGGTGTTGCAGTGGGTATATCCTAACTTTGCTATAGCACTTCCTTGTGGTACCTTGGTCACTTGAAGGGTTCCTCGATATTTCAATGCAGACAAGAGCTCTTGGATGTTGTGAACCTGTCTCAGGCTGTTAAAGCAAGCAACTGATGAATCATTACTTTTATTGCAAGCCAGTATTATCTGTGTTTTAAGGTCTTTAAATTAAAGAGCAAAGATGTTGATAGTAGGTTTCGGTAAAAATAATCCCTTGGCATTTGATGATTTTGTTAGAAACCAGTGAAATGCAACTAATTGACTCACCTTACAGCTAGTTACAAATAGTGGTTGCAAAGTCCTTTTAGTACATGAGGAGAAGCATAGcattttaaggataaactgctgctttgcttattttatctacatacaaaatattttaaggcaTGCTGCAGGTGCCTAGAAATACAAAATCCATGTCCTTTTGACCCAAATCAttgatgaaaaatattaaagactACTGTTTCTTATACAGAAGTAGTGATGCTTGCTAGCAAATCaatcttttcatttttgcagtAAACATTAAATGCCATATTTGGGAGAAGGATCTGAGTGGTCTGGACCACTTTGCAGAAATGCAGGAGGATGGATTTGTCTATATCTGAAACCATTTATAATTATGTCCTGGTCATGTAGAATGCTGAGCTTTCTTAGCTCCTCTAAATTCCAGTTCAGTGGAATGGCACTGTTGGAGAACTAGTGGGCTATGAATGGTGGTGTACCTGGGCAGTGCTCAGAGTCTGGCTGGTGACTGGTGGTGTGCACAGAATCCCTGGGGCCAGTTCTGGGGCCCTTACTGTCCAACACCTTCATCTGCATATGGGCACAGGGCATCCTCAGCTTTGAACATGACCCTTAATTAAGAGGAATCATTTCTACAATGAGTGACAGAGTTTCAGTTCAGGCAGATTTTGACAAAGTTGGGAATTGTGCCAGTGCAAATCTTAGGAattttaacaaagaaaatgGTAAAGCTCAGTGCTTGGGGCAGAATAGCCCTGTGAGGTTGTATAAATGGAGAGAATAGTTGACTGAGGAGCTGCATTTCTGAAGAGGAGGTGGATGAGTTACAGTGAATGCCAGGTTGACTATGAGCCAGCAGCATGCTCTGACAAATAAGGCAAAACAGTATGATGGGTAAGATTagaagcagcatggccagcagacTGAGAGAACTTATTGTCCCTTGAAAGGTACTGGGGAAACCATGCTGGGAATGCCATGCCCAGGTTTGGGCTCCCCAGTTCTAAAAGGTCGTGAAGAAACTGGAAAACTTGGTAAAGTCTGCCAGGATAGTCCATTTGAGTTGGACTCCCAAATGTGACCTCTGAGTTCATATGGAAGGGGCTGGAAGTTGTGGCTTGGGAGACTTAGCTTGGGCATAAGGAGAAAATCTATAAGGAGAGTaatgcagcactgctgcagatCATCTAGGGAGATGGTGGATATATGCCCTTTAAGGTTTTCAAGACTTGGCTAGGAAGAGCCACGTCTGCCCTGCTGTACAGGTGGCAGTAGTCTGGCTTTTTGAGGAGgtggtggaatgagatgattggcAGGGCCCTTTACAACCCTTTTGGTGGCTCTGTGATAGTTAATTTTGTTAATAAATAATTGTGGGATTATAGTTTAATTTGGCGAAGAATGGAGTTAACACAAAATGCCCGTGCCATGTGTGCACACATATCCTTTGGGAGTACATAATCTTTTTTGTTTCTAGATACCAGCTTGAATTAAAAGAAGAACACATAGCCAGAACCAATAAAGTTACTGAagatgagaaaagaaataaaggtaACCTGTCTGAGATTGATAAAGTACCTGTTTATCTCTAGAGCTGTCATATACTAAACCACTACTGTTCCTGAGCAGTCCTGATGTTCAGGAACATCAGTATAAGGGACAGAAGAGCCATCAGAACAGGTGACATTCAGCAACAGTGGCATTTCAGCAACTTGTTGCTGTTCAGAATGCAGTGGGAATCATAAACTGCTGCTTTGCACCGAGGCTGCAAAGCATTCTTGGTTTTTCAGTGTCCCATTTCCTTTGGAAGTCCTACTGGCTCATTCAGGCTTTAACTGGACGCTGGCACAGTTGCCAGTTTCTACATTTATTGTGCACAAAATGTTTAATTGGAGCTTGTGGAAGAGAGCAGAACAGATAACAGGGTTAGACTTTAAAGTTAGGGATGTGTAAGAAATGATGTATCACAGGCATATGAATTTGATTTACTTAATTCTTAATGTGTTTATGCATGTGAATACATTTGTATATACATCATGATTTAGTTAATTTTGAAGGCATGTATATGACAGTCTTTTTTATGTCttaaattaaattgaattttgGGCTTAGCAGCTTAAAACTGTTTTCTGCTGATACAGTTTTTTGCTGTAATACTCTACTAATTTTAATTCAGCATTTGTAATCCTCCCTGCAGAGAAAGCTATGCTTTTGCAAGAAGAAGCCATTGCTGTTAATTCAAAAAAGGAGGAACTCAAGCAAGCTGTATCACGTGCCAAAGAGCTTGAGGTAATtgtaaatatgaatttaaagaATCCTGTATTCTAATTGGTGCAGTTCAGGTAtgttacaaataaaataaaaaaaaagttaaattaaaataattgttgAGTAGTACAGCAGTTCATAAGCTTCTAAACTGTTCTTTGTCTGCAGCTGGACTTGGAGTCAGTGAAGGCCCAGGTTCTGTTGGcaaataaacagaataatttgttgacagaaaaactgaaagaggTATCAGACTACCCTCTgctaaaggaggaaaaagtggAGCTCCAAGTGCAGAATAAACTACTTAGGCAACAGTTGAATGAGACTCGGAGTGAAAACCAGCATCTTCGAGACAGTCAGTGTGAAttatttagttattttcttgtttatgtTTCTCTACAAGTATTTGTTTAGAagtaaattttcattaaaatgctttctttgtATTATGTTTGCTAGTAGTCAGCATGAAGCCCATGCTAGTGGCTGAGCAGTCCTTGGcacaagtttattttcttttttgtgtctGTATGGGGGAAATCCTGAATTAAGTGGTAGCTGTAATTTGGAAGGATATCCCTTTGACCCTCTGAAAAAAGCAGTGCAATATTTCTAACCATTGCATGAGTATGGTTAATCATGGTAAAAGAACATGGCATTGTTATTGAAGTGCTTGCCTGACTACAGTAgtaaataaagtatttttaatgtgCATTTCAGAGTACAGGAGAGTAGAGATGTGTGTGCAGTTATGTAAGATAAGATAAGGatatgtatttttcttccagtgtAGGATAGTCTGGGTCTAGTTCTTAAAGGACTACACCAATGAAGATTTTGGTCCTTtgtaaaaggaagaagaaaaatatctccAAGTACTTATTCAGACAAAGCCTTGTTATGTTCCTAAAATCAAATCAGCTTTACATGTTCATGGGGTATCATGTAGCAAAGTGCACACTTGTTACTCTTTGTCTCAGTGTCTGGTGTTTCCCTTTTGGGGtagagctgtcccagccctcagcagagTACCTGGCCTGCCAAGTGGAGCTGAGGAGAGTGGAGCATTCTACAAAATTGATGCTGGATGAATATGAAAGTCATAAGCATATGTTGGAAAAACAGCTACAAAGTGAGGTAAATTATTCTTTCAAAATGATTTgaatcttttcttcttcctgtcgTCTCTTTCACAATTACCCATCTGCCTGTGCAGGCCATTTGGCATGCAGTTACAAGGGTTGTTTGTACAGtgcttatttttatatatacaacTAActctaaagaaaacaaaatatcacCACACCAAAAATAAAGCCAACCCAACATTACCAAGTCTTACCAAGTCACCAAATTGTCAGTGCTGACTTTCAGTAGGATACTAGGTATATATGATCTGACTGGACCTGAAAAACATTTAGAAACCAAGTATTCAGCTAGTTGAGATTATTCTTGTTGTTTGAATTAtgatggtttttgtttttctcttgattTCCTATAGATTGAGCGTTGTGCCCAGTTAAAGGCCCAGCTGTTAGACTCTGAAGCTACTGTCAGGAAGTTAAATATGCAGGTTGAAGAGCTGAAACTGCAAGTGAAGCAAACACAGGCAGGTTTGTATCTTACATCAGAGCAGTCCTTTATGAAGGACAAATGAAAGAAGTTCCAGAAGCTTAAAAAGACTGCAATTGTGTAGAGCCAGCACATCACCAGGGAGTAagttttaaagtttaaaatcaAAATCTATTTAAAGCCCAGTTTAATAAAGAAGACTCATTTTAACCttctttcagaaaacaaacctagcagaagaagaaaaatactccTCCCTGAgcatttgcatatttttattgtCTGTTTTTCCTCAGTATAAGGCCATTAATGTTTGCTGGTAACATAAACAACATTTTCCGGCAGGCAATGTGTGTTTTAATGTTTTGATTCTTGAATgttcataataaaaataatcagtttgaaattttgttttgtacCTCAGAAATTTAGGTCTAACTCTTAAACAGTTTTAGTCAAGTCTAATAACTTTTGCCTAACTTATGCTTAACTTATCTAAGAGCATTAGAAACATGGGCACTTACATAAAGCAATTCAGTCTGCTGaagaaatgttcttttaaaGATGCCTGTCTGTCAGTTTGTTAATATCAAGTACTATCAATAAAAGGGTTAGTATGTgtatttaatgtaaaaatatgtaattcAATTCTGCAATGATTATGCATTACATACATGTCTCATAGCTCAGTATATGcaatattttgcatttcatatATTCACTAGACTTACATGTACATTTATGGTATACTTATCGGTACCATTTGGAATTTGTTTTATGAAAATAGCAAATACATAGTTTAATTAAATGACTGAAAGTACTGTAGGAACATTCATTTTACATCACAGTTAATGAAGTCATTGAAGAACCATTTGTGTAGAATAAAAACAAGGCTGTAAATTTGCTGAAAGATACAGCAGATTGGTTTTTTGGACTTGTTGAAGCATGGAAGTGTATGGAAGCTGACTGCCCCAAAACACTCAATTTAATTGACAATTTTAGAGtacttttaatgaaaaaaacaaaacattttctatgtcctgtgttgtttttctccaaaattacttttttatttaaataaagggAAAATGGTAAGACTTGTTGCATGCCCTGTGTTCCTTAGACTTTACCAGCATGATAAGATCTAACGTGTCAAAAGTGGTAatgttttcatgtttgtttatttacttaAACATAACTATGTACTCtacaatgttattttttaaattaatggtGGTTTTACGTGGaagaattatatattttaagaatAGCAGTAATTTGCAGCTTTGAAGctgcattaaaaatacattaaatcaATTTCAATTAAACCATTAAATTCTCAAAATGTAAGCCAATTGCGTGGTAGAATAATTTTGATCAAATTGGAATTTAAATGCCATGTTTTActatttttgctttgctgtgggTCTCCCTCCCTGCTTTAGTGTCACTTATTGCTCTTGCTGCCGTTTAGCTCTGGAGAATGAGGTGTATCGGAACCCAAAGCCGTCGCTCGTCGACCGCTCCGTCCTCGACTTCCTGGGAGACAGGACGGGGGACAAGCTGGTGCCCCACGACATTTACGTGGATGGTGCATTCCCAAGGAAACCACTCCTGCCCAATGTGGGGATGGCCAgcactgtgccagggcctggctgtcacctgcagctgcccaggcctGATGTGGGGACGGCCAGCGCCGTGCCAGGGCCGCGCGGCGCCTCCCCGGACTCTGACCTGGAGTGCATCGCGCAGGCCCGCGCCAGGgtgaaggagctggagaaggaggcCGAGTTCTTGGAGGAAGCCTACAGGAGTTACCAGCACAGAGTCATGCTGagtgcagctgccagcagaacACCAAGCAAGATGCAGCCTCCTTTAATTCTGCAGTGTCCTCTTGGTAGCAACCCTTTGACTGCCCAGCAGGAACTGCTAGAGCATAATCCCAGCTGCCCACATTCCCCCCTGGGCAGTCCCAGAGGCGAGGAGCACATCAAAAGAACTGGGCAGGTTGATATCTATGAAACTTCCTTCACGCCACCACGCAGAGGAGCATCTTCCAGGCGCCTTTCCTCCACTCCCATTTCCAAACCAAAGAAAGACCTCAGTAACAAGAAAATTCCAGATGGTAAGTCTCAATTGTTAATGGGGTGCAGTAATGGGTTTTGCTTACTGTTCCTCTTGTGCTCTGGAAACAGAAAGATTTAGCAGTGTTAGTCATGAACTCGTTATTTGCTAAGATGCAGGAGATGTGATTTTGCAGGAGACAGAACATAGCAGCTGCTTGGAGTATTGCTTCTTCCTGGAAACAAGGACTGGAGAAGCATGTTTACAGTCCCTCAACTGAAAGGGAGCTTTCAAGAGAAGACTACACCATATATATCCCTACAGGTGTAACTTCATGATATACAGAGTTTAATTCAAAACTTGCTATTAAGTAAAACTTTGAACATATTGTAGTTTCTTAACCCTCCTATATTTCTAACCTTTCATTTAACTGTTGTAGTTAAAGTGTGTGGCAGAAGAtgtctttagcttctcttaaATCGAGCTTTCCAGTCTGAAAGGTCCagatttccttttgtttgttctttttgtgaCATCTTTATAAAATACTTCTTAGCAATTGTAAGGAGAAAGGATCTAGTTTTGAAAAAATTTCATTTGCTATTAATGTCACAGTTTCTAATAATTGCTTAGTCTTTTTTTTAAGGACAGTATTtagaaaagcaagcaaaatagaaacaaaatgtaaaaaaccaATCTGTTGTTTCAAATCTGCAGTACATCTGCTTCTTGAGTGACACAATTATTGTCACCCTGGCTCAAAGTGGATttaatacaattaaaaaaagagacagtaacaaaaaaaaagataatgaCCAACTGCTCCATGAAGGAAGGTTAAATACAAGGGCAGCTTAGTTTGAAagaagggtggctgtgggaaATCTGGAAAACAATGACTGATGTGAAGAAGGTGAAAAGGGATCAACTGATTACTGTTTCGAAGACCTCAGAATCCCCTGACattgaaaggaaataaaattaaacacttTTTCATACCACGAGTAAGTTGTGTAATTCATTGCTTCTGTGAGAGCAAGCACAGATGCAGGAATACAACTTCTCTGTCAGGATCATCCAAAAAAGTATTGATTGGAGAAAGGTTGGGATGGGTGTTGCCAGCAGTAAGATACAAGTATTCTCCTTTTTCAATTTTAGTTTAGTTTTCTTTGGTAGTGGGCACTGTTAGAAACAGGTTACAAACACTAATTGATGGTGGCTGTCCCTGCATGTTTCTGGATGTAGAGTATCATACTCTTAGATGTTACTAAAAACATCTTTGAGACTTCAACTTCCAAAGCAATTTTCCATGTTGTAAGTTCTCTCTGTCAGCTTCTATATAAAATTCCCACAGACTATTTGTTTAGCACTGCACACAGGCAAAATCTTTCATAACACTAGAGTTTTGttgaaaaattatgaaatgtTAAAACTATAGTTGTGTGCATAACATGAACAATCTGTCCTGTCTTAGTACTTTTCAGAAGCTAGTTACAGGACGGtagatctcttttttttcccattggaTCTGTTCTTTGCTTAATGCACAAAACTGACTGGTTCTGGAGAGGGGTAATAATTGAATAACAAAGGAGTGCATTACCTGACTCAGGAGTTACAGAAATGGAGTGGTGTGGAGTCTAGGAAACCAGGCTGAAGCTGGGTGAGAGGATATTAAGGTTACCTTCAATGCTGTTAGTGGGATTTGTCAGCTCCCACTTAGATTGCTTCCCCACTGAGATGTCACTTCTCCCTCATGAGTCTTCTGAGGAGTGCTTTTATAATGGTGTATATGCATTCTTTTCTGCTAAAGATGGATGAAGCACCAGGTGTGGTTTTGCTAGAAAACTCTTAAGTCATTCTGGAAGCTTCTGTGGAGCTTTTTGGTGCTGTTGGAAATACTAGTCTGAACAATTCAGGGTAAATTTAAAGAGGTAGAAGATCCCATGCATGTGAGTCTGGATTGGTGTTTCCTTTAAGTGAGGTTAAGTGCTGCTCAGTTGTCAGCACCTGTCTCTGGAGAATGGAGAGTGAAAGGAAGTATGTTCTCCTCTAAAATACTTACAGTTGCAGATCCAACAGCTGTTCTAGTGCATAATCTGCAAGTGCAAGGATTATgcagttttttattttcctttaaactaCCTCATGCATTTGactgttttccttcctaggtcTGTGCACATTGAACCAATAATGCATGTGTTGTACAACCTTGTCTGAGAAATAGTAGCACAATTAGCTAATACAAATTGTGGAATTTTTATTCTGCAGAGAGCATCAAGAGCTCATCCTTTACCTCTTCACAGCAGAGTGCTGACCAGGTTCTTTCTCCTATTTCAAAGCGATGTTTGCTTTCATCTTCTGAGTCTGTTCCTTCCTCGCCATCCAGTCATGGCCAGAAAATCAGGTAACATTGTTTACAAAGCAACATTTTAAcctgctttttaaagaaacatttatCTAATTGCTCACAGTGGTAGCTGCTTTTACAAATCAAGCAAGACATTGATTTTATAAGTGAAAACTTTTCTAAAGATGAATAAGgatttccattttaaatatcATGCCTCAAGTGGAACCTAGTTATAAAAAAAGTGAAACGCTTTGCTCTGAGCAAAGCCATTGTCTCTATTTTTCACATCTGTGACCTGACTGATGAGCTTTTGCTAATTCAAGCATTTGAATTTCTGCTTCCTGTTTGAGAATTTAAATCAAGGCAATTCTACATTCTCATTTCATTCATTAACAAGCTGTAATGCTGAATTTATtacttcttttctctctctgaagaGCTTGTTCATGTGCCTGTTTTCAAAGTAGGATTTTCCAGTCTTCTTTGCatgtgggaatgggatgggtACACaactcttctcttttccttgtttttttatttaagatcATTTAAAGGTAAATGAATAACTTGACAAAATTAGGCTGCATTAGAATGGCTTCTCTTCCGTCTCTGTATCTCCTATTTCCATGTCTGGAGTTCTGGTCTAAATGGCCAGTGTTGCCTCCACTCTCCAAAACTAAGTATCTTGAATATGGGTCTTCAGAAGCAGCTCTAGGATTTaacttttaagatttttttccacagaagagACAGCTGAATTGTCCTTAGCCTGCTAGCCATCATTCGTGATTTGGTGGCTGAAGAAAGACAGtttgtgctggggcagctctaGTAGGCATTTGTAGGCTTTTCTTACTTTCTTTTATCAAGGCCTCAACATACATTTAATGCAGAGAGGGTCTCTTATCTGGTTATTTTGGAAgagcttttatgttttttgtttgcaaaatgAGCTGTTGGGATATTTAGGGACTGTGAGGTCAGTTTCCTTTAAGTATTCCCTTGAGGCTGtgtctcctttccctgcccattcacattttctgtgttATACCTCAGATTTCTTGTACTTCTCTGACAGACCTTAAAAAGTGGAGGTTGAATGTTAACCTGCATGTTAAGGTGATAGGGGAAAGTGCTCTAA
This window contains:
- the OFD1 gene encoding centriole and centriolar satellite protein OFD1 isoform X1, which gives rise to MASVERETLSQEELRKRLYQTFKSRGVLDTLKTHLRNQLIHELMHPILSGELQPQMVPSEDSSLLITASNSLVADHLERCGYEYSLSVFFPESGLEKSKLWTVQDLLQLMRINPESSLYKSLTSGTRKENKGFLMQILIGLTEHHLNRETHSTETQTTSVPPYRESLAEKLQLIDEQFADSYPQHQKYESFKVKLNEYRKEIEKQLQEEMHQKLQHFKEVEIAKIKMEEKVQTQKEISELRHELERTHQAKTEALISREKNAIERLQKQQEIEAKEVYAQRQSLLKDIEAIRTREAELKQRMEAFEITQKVQEEKNKAIEDALRRREVAVKNIEETYDQKLKTELLKYQLELKEEHIARTNKVTEDEKRNKEKAMLLQEEAIAVNSKKEELKQAVSRAKELELDLESVKAQVLLANKQNNLLTEKLKEVSDYPLLKEEKVELQVQNKLLRQQLNETRSENQHLRDKLSQPSAEYLACQVELRRVEHSTKLMLDEYESHKHMLEKQLQSEIERCAQLKAQLLDSEATVRKLNMQVEELKLQVKQTQAALENEVYRNPKPSLVDRSVLDFLGDRTGDKLVPHDIYVDGAFPRKPLLPNVGMASTVPGPGCHLQLPRPDVGTASAVPGPRGASPDSDLECIAQARARVKELEKEAEFLEEAYRSYQHRVMLSAAASRTPSKMQPPLILQCPLGSNPLTAQQELLEHNPSCPHSPLGSPRGEEHIKRTGQVDIYETSFTPPRRGASSRRLSSTPISKPKKDLSNKKIPDESIKSSSFTSSQQSADQVLSPISKRCLLSSSESVPSSPSSHGQKIRLQSQQTDKQDLSDIHKPEKVRYEDLEEHISALEDQGDIPEECESDVLHPSGDIVDGNCVTAPVPAAATSLQDLTVLDQRQIEEQNREVEQNLEEERKAGEERKEKEQQEALENEQKEVEKLNEEHIQDSMKTDEEREDKEGVKSEHGSTAAENNVKDPPSNPLEKYMRIIQQSREQELANKDSKKEEIREGSPSEGLLSTENDDSLADISHGDVDESFW
- the OFD1 gene encoding centriole and centriolar satellite protein OFD1 isoform X2, encoding MASVERETLSQEELRKRLYQTFKSRGVLDTLKTHLRNQLIHELMHPILSGELQPQMVPSEDSSLLITASNSLVADHLERCGYEYSLSVFFPESGLEKSKLWTVQDLLQLMRINPESSLYKSLTSGTRKENKGFLMQILIGLTEHHLNRETHSTETQTTSVPPYRESLAEKLQLIDEQFADSYPQHQKYESFKVKLNEYRKEIEKQLQEEMHQKLQHFKEVEIAKIKMEEKVQTQKEISELRHELERTHQAKTEALISREKNAIERLQKQQEIEAKEVYAQRQSLLKDIEAIRTREAELKQRMEAFEITQKVQEEKNKAIEDALRRREVAVKNIEETYDQKLKTELLKYQLELKEEHIARTNKVTEDEKRNKEKAMLLQEEAIAVNSKKEELKQAVSRAKELELDLESVKAQVLLANKQNNLLTEKLKEVSDYPLLKEEKVELQVQNKLLRQQLNETRSENQHLRDKLSQPSAEYLACQVELRRVEHSTKLMLDEYESHKHMLEKQLQSEIERCAQLKAQLLDSEATVRKLNMQVEELKLQVKQTQAALENEVYRNPKPSLVDRSVLDFLGDRTGDKLVPHDIYVDGAFPRKPLLPNVGMASTVPGPGCHLQLPRPDVGTASAVPGPRGASPDSDLECIAQARARVKELEKEAEFLEEAYRSYQHRVMLSAAASRTPSKMQPPLILQCPLGSNPLTAQQELLEHNPSCPHSPLGSPRGEEHIKRTGQVDIYETSFTPPRRGASSRRLSSTPISKPKKDLSNKKIPDESIKSSSFTSSQQSADQVLSPISKRCLLSSSESVPSSPSSHGQKIRLQSQQTDKQDLSDIHKPEKVRYEDLEEHISALEDQGDIPEECESDVLHPSGDIVDGNCVTAPVPAAATSLQDLMLDQRQIEEQNREVEQNLEEERKAGEERKEKEQQEALENEQKEVEKLNEEHIQDSMKTDEEREDKEGVKSEHGSTAAENNVKDPPSNPLEKYMRIIQQSREQELANKDSKKEEIREGSPSEGLLSTENDDSLADISHGDVDESFW